One stretch of Burkholderia pyrrocinia DNA includes these proteins:
- the trpA gene encoding tryptophan synthase subunit alpha, with the protein MSRIQQTFAALAEQGRKGLIPFITAGDPDPAKTVEFMHALAAGGADVIELGVPFSDPMADGPVIQRSSERALARGVTLKSVLADVKRFRETDAKTPVVLMGYANPIERMGVDAFAAEAQAAGVDGVLVVDYPPEEAGVFAEKMRAAQIDPIFLLAPTSTDERIADVGKIASGYVYYVSLKGVTGAGNLDVSNIAGKIPAIKSRVPVPVGVGFGIRDAETARAVAEVSDAVVIGSRLVQLLESAAPEGAAAALKAFIAELRAALDGAGKAAR; encoded by the coding sequence ATGTCCCGTATTCAGCAGACCTTTGCCGCGCTCGCCGAACAAGGCCGAAAGGGCCTGATCCCGTTCATCACGGCCGGCGACCCCGATCCCGCGAAGACCGTCGAATTCATGCATGCGCTCGCCGCAGGCGGCGCGGACGTGATCGAGCTCGGCGTGCCGTTCTCGGACCCGATGGCCGACGGCCCCGTGATCCAGCGCTCGTCGGAACGTGCGCTCGCGCGCGGCGTCACGCTGAAGAGCGTGCTCGCCGACGTGAAGCGCTTCCGCGAAACCGATGCGAAAACCCCCGTCGTGCTGATGGGCTATGCGAACCCGATCGAGCGGATGGGCGTCGACGCGTTCGCGGCCGAAGCGCAGGCGGCCGGCGTCGACGGCGTGCTCGTCGTCGACTATCCGCCTGAAGAGGCGGGCGTATTCGCCGAAAAGATGCGCGCCGCGCAGATCGATCCGATCTTCCTGCTCGCACCCACGTCGACCGACGAACGCATCGCCGACGTCGGCAAGATCGCGAGCGGCTACGTGTATTACGTGTCGCTCAAGGGCGTGACCGGCGCGGGAAATCTGGATGTTTCGAACATTGCGGGTAAAATCCCGGCCATCAAGTCGCGCGTGCCGGTTCCGGTTGGCGTCGGCTTCGGCATCCGCGACGCCGAAACGGCGCGCGCGGTGGCCGAGGTGTCGGACGCCGTCGTGATCGGCAGCCGCCTCGTGCAGCTGCTCGAAAGCGCTGCGCCGGAAGGCGCCGCCGCTGCGCTGAAGGCGTTCATCGCCGAGCTGCGTGCCGCGCTGGACGGCGCAGGCAAGGCGGCGCGATAA
- the accD gene encoding acetyl-CoA carboxylase, carboxyltransferase subunit beta: MSWLDKLLPPKIKQTDPKSRKGIPEGLWVKCPSCEAVLYRNDVDANLHVCPKCDHHMRIGARERLDGLLDPEGRYEIGQEIVPVDSLKFKDSRKYPDRLKEAMDETGETDAMVVMGGAIHTLPVVAACFEFSFMGGSMGSVVGERFARGAQNALEQHVPFICFTASGGARMQESLLSLMQMAKTTAMLTKLAEAKLPFISVLTDPTMGGVSASFAFLGDVVIAEPKALIGFAGPRVIEQTVREKLPEGFQRAEFLLTTGAIDMIVDRRKMRDEIAQLLALLQRQPADALA; the protein is encoded by the coding sequence ATGAGCTGGCTCGACAAACTGTTGCCGCCGAAGATCAAGCAGACCGACCCGAAAAGCCGCAAGGGCATTCCGGAAGGCCTGTGGGTCAAGTGCCCGTCCTGCGAGGCCGTGCTGTACCGCAACGACGTGGACGCGAACCTGCACGTGTGCCCGAAGTGCGATCACCACATGCGCATCGGCGCGCGCGAGCGCCTCGACGGGCTGCTCGATCCGGAAGGCCGCTACGAGATCGGCCAGGAAATCGTGCCGGTCGACTCGCTGAAGTTCAAGGACAGCCGCAAGTATCCCGATCGTCTGAAGGAAGCGATGGACGAGACGGGCGAGACCGACGCGATGGTCGTGATGGGCGGTGCGATCCACACGCTGCCCGTCGTCGCGGCCTGCTTCGAGTTCTCGTTCATGGGCGGCTCGATGGGCTCGGTCGTCGGCGAGCGCTTCGCGCGCGGCGCGCAGAACGCGCTGGAACAGCACGTGCCGTTCATCTGCTTCACGGCGTCGGGTGGCGCACGGATGCAGGAAAGCCTGCTGTCGCTGATGCAGATGGCGAAAACCACCGCGATGCTGACCAAGCTGGCCGAAGCGAAGCTGCCGTTCATCTCGGTGCTGACCGATCCGACGATGGGCGGTGTGTCCGCGAGCTTCGCGTTCCTCGGCGACGTCGTGATCGCCGAACCGAAGGCGCTGATCGGCTTCGCCGGCCCGCGCGTGATCGAGCAGACGGTCCGCGAGAAGCTGCCGGAAGGCTTTCAGCGCGCCGAATTCCTGCTGACCACGGGCGCGATCGACATGATCGTCGACCGCCGCAAGATGCGCGACGAGATCGCGCAATTGCTCGCGCTGCTGCAGCGACAGCCGGCCGACGCGCTGGCCTGA
- the folC gene encoding bifunctional tetrahydrofolate synthase/dihydrofolate synthase, producing MSTFPTLDAWLSHLERAHPVGIDMGLTRIGQVKTALQLEFACPVITVGGTNGKGSTCAFLETILVRAGYKVGCHTSPHLLEFNERARVNGQNVTDDELLPHFEAVEAARTSLPEPVSLTYFEFTTLAILHLFASRGLDAVILEVGLGGRLDAVNIIDTDCAIVTSIDIDHTEYLGDTREKIAFEKAGIFRAGKPAICGDPAAPQTLIDHAEAIGADLWLVGRDFRYEAQAGAERQQWSYLGREKRYPALAYPALRGANQLINASAALAALEALRPVLPVSAQDIRLGLANVELPGRFQVLPGKPAIVLDVAHNPHAAAVLEQNLGNMGFFPYTYAVFGAMHDKDIDGVLRHLKGEIDHWCVTDLPLPRAASAEQLEAALRKAGVEDGADSSVTRYASPAEAFRDALKRASENDRIVVFGSFHTVAGVLAYRKSQQH from the coding sequence ATGAGCACTTTTCCCACTCTCGACGCGTGGCTCTCGCACCTCGAACGCGCGCACCCGGTCGGCATCGACATGGGCCTGACCCGCATCGGGCAGGTCAAGACGGCGCTGCAGCTCGAATTCGCGTGCCCCGTCATCACCGTCGGCGGCACGAACGGCAAGGGCTCGACCTGCGCGTTCCTCGAGACGATTCTCGTGCGCGCGGGTTACAAGGTCGGCTGCCACACGTCGCCGCACCTGCTCGAATTCAACGAGCGCGCGCGCGTGAACGGGCAGAACGTCACCGATGACGAACTGCTGCCTCACTTCGAGGCCGTCGAAGCCGCGCGCACGTCGCTGCCGGAACCGGTGTCGCTCACGTACTTCGAATTCACGACGCTCGCGATCCTGCATCTGTTCGCGTCGCGCGGGCTCGATGCGGTGATCCTCGAAGTCGGCCTCGGCGGCCGGCTCGATGCGGTCAACATCATCGATACCGATTGCGCGATCGTCACGAGCATCGACATCGACCACACCGAATACCTCGGCGACACGCGCGAGAAGATCGCGTTCGAGAAGGCCGGGATCTTCCGTGCCGGCAAGCCGGCGATCTGCGGCGATCCGGCCGCGCCGCAAACGTTGATCGACCATGCCGAAGCGATCGGCGCCGACCTGTGGCTCGTCGGCCGCGATTTCCGCTATGAGGCGCAGGCGGGCGCGGAGCGCCAGCAGTGGAGCTACCTCGGCCGCGAGAAGCGCTATCCGGCGCTTGCGTATCCGGCGCTGCGCGGCGCGAATCAGCTGATCAATGCATCGGCCGCGCTCGCCGCGCTCGAGGCGCTGCGCCCGGTGCTGCCGGTATCCGCGCAGGACATCCGGCTCGGGCTCGCGAACGTCGAGCTGCCGGGGCGCTTCCAGGTGCTGCCCGGCAAGCCGGCGATCGTGCTCGACGTCGCGCACAACCCGCATGCGGCGGCCGTGCTCGAGCAGAATCTCGGCAACATGGGCTTTTTCCCGTACACGTACGCGGTGTTCGGCGCGATGCACGACAAGGACATCGACGGCGTGCTGCGGCATCTGAAAGGCGAGATCGACCACTGGTGCGTGACCGACCTGCCGCTGCCGCGCGCGGCCTCCGCGGAGCAGCTCGAAGCCGCGCTGCGCAAGGCTGGCGTGGAGGACGGGGCCGATTCGAGCGTGACGCGTTACGCGTCGCCCGCCGAAGCGTTTCGCGATGCACTAAAAAGAGCATCCGAGAATGATAGAATCGTGGTTTTCGGCAGTTTCCATACGGTTGCCGGCGTGCTGGCCTACCGTAAATCGCAGCAACACTGA
- a CDS encoding SPOR domain-containing protein: MGIFSFGKKDDDAPTRRGGRTGTSRNVRTERTERVERRPRRTERPESDALLLDPTLPEKQRARRRLVGAIALVVAAVIVLPMVLDSHPKPVTDDIAIDIPNRPAHQAVAPRDDDASDVQAGVAHDEPPASDAAVAAVPAPAPKEAAKPAAKPDTTTTASVTPPKPAPKPAAPAAKPAAPKPAPATVANADGASPDSGDASSPSSPAGARFAVQLGSFKDDATARSWATKLKSAGVPAYVEHRKQADGGTATLLRAGPFADRAAASAAIAKVREAGLTQ; encoded by the coding sequence ATGGGAATTTTCTCGTTCGGCAAAAAAGACGACGACGCGCCCACGCGGCGCGGCGGTCGCACCGGGACCTCCCGGAACGTGCGCACGGAGCGCACTGAACGCGTCGAGCGGCGCCCGCGCCGCACCGAGCGTCCGGAATCGGACGCGCTGCTCCTCGATCCGACCCTTCCAGAAAAGCAACGCGCGCGCCGTCGCCTCGTCGGCGCGATCGCGCTCGTCGTGGCCGCCGTGATCGTGCTGCCGATGGTGCTCGATTCGCACCCGAAGCCAGTCACGGACGATATCGCGATCGACATCCCGAACCGGCCCGCGCACCAGGCAGTCGCGCCGCGTGACGACGACGCTTCCGACGTGCAGGCAGGTGTCGCGCACGACGAGCCGCCGGCATCCGACGCCGCCGTCGCGGCGGTCCCGGCGCCTGCGCCGAAGGAGGCCGCCAAGCCGGCCGCGAAACCCGATACGACGACCACGGCGAGCGTGACGCCGCCGAAGCCCGCGCCGAAGCCGGCTGCTCCCGCGGCGAAACCGGCCGCGCCGAAGCCGGCGCCCGCGACCGTCGCGAATGCCGACGGCGCGAGCCCGGACAGCGGCGATGCATCGTCGCCGTCGTCGCCGGCCGGTGCGCGCTTCGCGGTGCAGCTCGGTTCGTTCAAGGATGACGCGACGGCCCGTTCGTGGGCGACCAAGTTGAAATCGGCGGGCGTGCCCGCATATGTCGAGCATCGCAAGCAGGCAGACGGTGGCACGGCTACACTGTTGCGTGCCGGCCCGTTCGCGGATCGCGCGGCGGCTTCCGCCGCGATCGCGAAGGTGCGCGAAGCCGGCCTGACGCAGTAA
- a CDS encoding CvpA family protein, with product MLTAFDYAVLAVIVLSALRGAWRGFVSEIFGLIGWIAAIVIAGRYVGLVVPYIPANWPGGALTQWVIAFALLVIGVVLVAGVANALLSRIAQASGLGGVDRSLGMMFGLVRGGVLVVLLVAAAGLTELPKQDFWRNALLRPFAEQGVHELKQLLPDGMAQYVRV from the coding sequence ATGCTGACCGCTTTCGACTACGCTGTATTGGCGGTGATCGTGTTGTCGGCGCTGCGCGGTGCGTGGCGCGGCTTCGTGTCCGAGATTTTCGGGCTGATCGGCTGGATTGCGGCGATCGTGATCGCGGGCCGCTACGTCGGGCTGGTCGTACCGTACATTCCGGCGAACTGGCCGGGCGGCGCGCTGACGCAGTGGGTGATCGCCTTCGCATTGCTCGTGATCGGCGTCGTGCTGGTCGCCGGCGTCGCGAACGCGCTGCTGTCGCGGATCGCGCAGGCGAGCGGCCTCGGCGGTGTCGATCGCTCGCTGGGCATGATGTTCGGGCTGGTCCGCGGCGGCGTGCTGGTGGTGCTGCTGGTCGCGGCGGCCGGGCTGACCGAACTGCCCAAACAGGATTTCTGGCGCAATGCGCTATTGCGTCCTTTCGCCGAACAGGGCGTGCATGAGCTGAAGCAGCTCCTGCCCGACGGCATGGCCCAGTACGTACGCGTGTGA
- the purF gene encoding amidophosphoribosyltransferase produces MCGIVGVISQSPVNQLIYDSLLLLQHRGQDAAGIATADGSNFHMYKANGMVRDVFRTRNMRSLPGTYGIGQVRYPTAGSASSEAEAQPFYVNAPFGIILAHNGNLTNWQQLKDEMFRIDRRHINTNSDSEVLLNVFAHELQLSTTGLELDPASVFKAVSGVHRRLQGSYAIVSLIAGYGLLAFRDPFGIRPLCIGKLETEHGTEWMVASESVAVEGIGFEFVRDVQPGEAIFIDPAGNFHSQQCAEKPTLNPCMFEYVYLARPDSCLDGVPVYNVRLRMGDYLAEKIKRELPNVPIDVVMPIPDSSRPAAMQVAAKLGVEYREGFFKNRYVGRTFIMPGQAVRKKSVRQKLNAMSIEFKDKHVLIVDDSIVRGTTSHEIVQMARDAGAKSVIFASAAPPVKFPNVYGIDMPTRGELVAHGRTDDEVAKIIGADHLIYQDVDDLRRAVRDINPKLERFEASCFDGNYITGDVTPEYLDAIERARLTPASQADRDTAGDTGRSQMNLQLSVE; encoded by the coding sequence ATGTGCGGCATCGTAGGCGTTATCTCCCAATCTCCGGTCAACCAGCTGATCTATGACAGCCTGCTGCTGCTGCAGCATCGCGGTCAGGACGCAGCGGGCATCGCGACGGCGGACGGCAGCAATTTCCACATGTACAAGGCGAACGGCATGGTGCGCGACGTGTTCCGCACGCGCAACATGCGCAGCCTGCCCGGCACCTACGGCATCGGCCAGGTGCGCTACCCGACGGCCGGTTCGGCGTCGAGCGAAGCCGAGGCGCAGCCGTTCTACGTGAACGCGCCGTTCGGCATCATCCTCGCGCACAACGGCAACCTGACGAACTGGCAGCAACTGAAGGACGAGATGTTCCGGATCGACCGCCGGCACATCAACACCAATTCCGACAGCGAAGTGCTGCTCAACGTGTTCGCGCACGAGCTGCAGCTGTCGACGACGGGCCTCGAGCTCGATCCGGCCTCGGTGTTCAAGGCGGTTTCGGGTGTCCATCGCCGCCTGCAGGGTTCGTATGCGATCGTGTCGCTGATCGCCGGCTACGGCCTGCTCGCGTTCCGCGATCCGTTCGGCATCCGCCCGCTCTGCATCGGCAAGCTCGAAACCGAGCACGGCACCGAATGGATGGTCGCGTCGGAGTCGGTCGCGGTCGAAGGCATCGGTTTCGAATTCGTGCGCGATGTGCAGCCGGGTGAGGCGATCTTCATCGACCCGGCCGGCAACTTCCACAGCCAGCAATGCGCGGAGAAGCCGACGCTGAATCCGTGCATGTTCGAATACGTGTACCTCGCGCGTCCGGATTCGTGCCTCGACGGCGTGCCCGTCTACAACGTGCGCCTGCGCATGGGCGACTATCTCGCCGAGAAGATCAAGCGCGAGTTGCCGAACGTGCCGATCGACGTCGTGATGCCGATTCCCGATTCGTCGCGCCCGGCTGCGATGCAGGTCGCCGCGAAGCTCGGCGTCGAGTATCGCGAAGGCTTCTTCAAGAACCGCTACGTCGGCCGTACGTTCATCATGCCGGGGCAGGCCGTGCGCAAGAAGTCGGTGCGCCAGAAGCTCAACGCGATGAGCATCGAGTTCAAGGACAAGCACGTGCTGATCGTCGACGATTCGATCGTGCGCGGCACGACCTCGCATGAAATCGTGCAGATGGCGCGCGATGCGGGCGCGAAGTCGGTGATCTTCGCGTCGGCGGCGCCGCCCGTGAAGTTCCCGAACGTGTACGGCATCGACATGCCGACGCGCGGCGAGCTCGTCGCGCACGGCCGCACCGACGACGAAGTCGCGAAGATCATCGGCGCCGACCACCTGATCTACCAGGACGTCGACGACCTGCGCCGCGCGGTGCGCGACATCAACCCGAAGCTCGAACGCTTCGAGGCGTCGTGCTTCGACGGCAACTACATCACCGGCGACGTGACGCCCGAGTATCTCGACGCGATCGAGCGCGCGCGCCTCACGCCGGCGTCGCAGGCCGATCGCGACACGGCCGGCGACACCGGGCGCTCGCAGATGAACCTGCAGCTGTCGGTCGAGTGA
- a CDS encoding O-succinylhomoserine sulfhydrylase — translation MDDSLNFDTLAVRAGTLRSDFNEHSEALFLTSSFCFQSAADAAERFANSEDYFTYSRFTNPTVTMFQERLAALEGGEACIATASGMAAIMSVVMSALQAGDHLVSSRSLFGSTLGMFSQIFSKFGITTTFVDPTDLNAWKEAVRPETKMFFLETPSNPLTELADIEAIGKIAKAANALFVVDNCFCSPVLQQPLKLGADVVMHSATKFLDGQGRVLGGALVGSKEFIMGKVFPFVRSAGPTLSAFNAWVLLKGMETLSLRVEKQSANALEIARWLDSHPAVARVFHPGLESHPQYELAKRQQKAGGAILSFELKGDTPEQQRANAWRVIDNTKLISITGNLGDTRTTITHPATTTHGRITPEARAAAGITEGLIRLSVGLEHAGDLRNDLARGLEG, via the coding sequence ATGGACGACTCCCTCAACTTCGACACGCTTGCCGTGCGTGCGGGCACGCTGCGCAGCGACTTCAACGAGCACTCGGAAGCGCTGTTCCTCACGTCGAGCTTCTGCTTCCAGAGCGCGGCCGACGCGGCCGAGCGCTTCGCGAATTCGGAAGACTACTTCACCTATTCGCGCTTCACGAACCCGACCGTCACCATGTTCCAGGAGCGTCTCGCGGCGCTCGAGGGCGGCGAGGCGTGCATCGCCACTGCCTCCGGGATGGCCGCGATCATGTCGGTCGTGATGTCCGCGCTGCAGGCGGGCGACCACCTCGTCAGCTCGCGCAGCCTGTTCGGCTCGACGCTCGGGATGTTCTCGCAGATCTTCAGCAAGTTCGGGATCACGACGACCTTCGTCGATCCGACCGACCTGAACGCATGGAAGGAAGCCGTGCGGCCCGAAACGAAGATGTTCTTCCTCGAGACGCCGTCGAACCCGCTGACCGAACTCGCCGACATCGAGGCGATCGGCAAGATCGCGAAGGCCGCGAACGCGCTGTTCGTCGTCGACAATTGTTTCTGCAGCCCGGTGCTGCAGCAGCCGCTGAAGCTCGGCGCGGACGTCGTGATGCACTCGGCGACGAAATTCCTCGACGGGCAGGGCCGCGTGCTCGGCGGCGCGCTGGTCGGCTCGAAGGAATTCATCATGGGCAAGGTATTCCCGTTCGTACGCAGCGCGGGCCCGACGCTGTCGGCCTTCAACGCGTGGGTGCTGCTGAAGGGGATGGAGACGCTGTCGCTGCGCGTCGAGAAGCAATCGGCGAACGCGCTGGAAATTGCGCGCTGGCTCGATTCGCATCCGGCGGTGGCACGCGTGTTTCATCCGGGCCTCGAGTCGCACCCGCAGTACGAACTCGCGAAGCGTCAGCAGAAGGCGGGCGGCGCGATCCTGTCGTTCGAGCTGAAGGGCGACACGCCCGAGCAGCAGCGCGCGAACGCATGGCGCGTGATCGACAACACGAAGCTGATCTCGATCACCGGCAACCTCGGCGATACGCGCACGACGATCACGCATCCGGCGACCACGACGCACGGCCGCATCACGCCGGAAGCGCGCGCGGCGGCGGGGATCACCGAAGGTTTGATCCGCTTGTCGGTCGGCCTCGAGCACGCGGGCGACCTGCGTAACGATCTCGCGCGCGGCCTGGAGGGCTGA
- a CDS encoding NAD-dependent epimerase/dehydratase family protein yields MTRSEAGRPSRRAFVTGLTGFTGRYMAERLQAAGYDVWGTIAPGAPRPDDPAFAHCTLLPVDLLDADAVRAAAADARPDAVVHLAARAHVAQDEPSQTYAVNIVGTRNLLAALAGLDHRPSAVLLASSANIYGNSTAGVLDETVAPAPANDYAVSKLAMEYAAKLWADRLPIVIARPFNYTGVGQGEAYLLPKLAAHYARNEPRISLGNLDVSRDFSDVRDVTTAYLKLLEAAPAGETFNVCSERAYSLKEVLAMLSRIAGYVIDVTVDPRFVRHNEVKSLSGSRDKLRRAVGELPVTPLDETLRWMVDAMRAAPQGHGG; encoded by the coding sequence ATGACACGTTCTGAAGCCGGACGCCCGTCGCGCCGTGCGTTCGTCACCGGCCTGACGGGCTTCACGGGCCGCTACATGGCCGAACGCCTGCAGGCGGCCGGCTATGACGTCTGGGGCACGATCGCGCCCGGCGCGCCGCGGCCCGACGATCCGGCCTTCGCGCATTGCACGCTGCTGCCCGTCGACCTGCTCGACGCGGACGCGGTGCGTGCAGCGGCCGCCGATGCGCGGCCCGATGCGGTCGTGCATCTCGCCGCGCGCGCGCATGTCGCGCAGGACGAGCCGTCGCAGACCTACGCGGTCAACATCGTCGGCACACGCAACCTGCTTGCCGCGCTCGCGGGCCTCGACCACCGCCCGTCGGCCGTGCTGCTCGCGAGCAGTGCGAACATCTACGGCAATTCGACGGCCGGCGTGCTCGACGAGACCGTCGCGCCCGCCCCCGCCAACGACTACGCGGTCAGCAAGCTCGCGATGGAATACGCGGCGAAGCTGTGGGCCGACCGGCTGCCGATCGTGATCGCGCGGCCGTTCAACTACACGGGCGTCGGCCAGGGCGAAGCGTATCTGCTGCCGAAGCTCGCCGCGCACTACGCGCGCAACGAACCGCGCATCTCGCTCGGCAATCTCGACGTGAGCCGCGATTTCTCCGACGTGCGCGACGTGACAACCGCCTATCTGAAGCTGCTCGAAGCGGCGCCAGCCGGCGAGACGTTCAACGTCTGCTCGGAGCGCGCGTATTCGCTGAAGGAGGTGCTGGCGATGCTGTCGCGCATCGCCGGTTACGTGATCGACGTGACGGTCGATCCGCGTTTCGTGCGGCACAACGAGGTGAAAAGCCTGAGCGGGTCGCGCGACAAGCTGCGGCGCGCGGTGGGCGAGCTGCCCGTCACGCCGCTCGACGAAACGCTGCGGTGGATGGTGGATGCGATGCGCGCCGCGCCGCAAGGGCACGGCGGCTGA
- the gmd gene encoding GDP-mannose 4,6-dehydratase has protein sequence MSQTRKKAIITGISGQDGAYLTKLLLDKGYEVTGTYRRTSSVNFWRIAELGVDTHPNLTLVEHDLTDAGSSLRLLERTQPDELYNLAAQSFVGVSFDQPTTTAEVTGLGPLNLLEAIRVVSPKTRFYQASTSEMFGKVQAIPQTETTAFYPRSPYGVAKLYAHWMTVNYRESYGLFGSSGILFNHESPLRGREFVTRKITDTVAKIKLGKATRLELGNLDAKRDWGFALEYVEGMWRMLQADEPDTYVLATNRTETVRDFVQMAFAAAGYQLEWTGKGEQERGLDASNGNVLVEVNPKFYRPAEVDLLIGCADKAKSKLGWVPETTLEQLCQMMVEADLTRNQHHDTF, from the coding sequence ATGAGCCAAACTCGCAAAAAGGCCATCATTACCGGGATCTCGGGGCAAGACGGCGCCTACCTGACCAAACTGCTGCTCGACAAGGGCTACGAGGTCACGGGCACCTATCGCCGCACCAGTTCGGTGAATTTCTGGCGCATCGCCGAGCTCGGCGTCGACACGCACCCGAACCTCACGCTCGTCGAACACGATCTGACCGATGCCGGCTCGAGCCTGCGCCTGCTCGAACGCACGCAGCCCGACGAGCTGTACAACCTGGCCGCGCAGAGCTTCGTCGGCGTGTCGTTCGACCAGCCGACGACGACTGCCGAAGTGACGGGCCTCGGCCCGTTGAACCTGCTCGAGGCGATCCGCGTCGTGAGCCCGAAGACGCGCTTCTACCAGGCGTCGACGTCCGAGATGTTCGGCAAGGTGCAGGCGATTCCGCAGACCGAAACGACCGCGTTCTATCCGCGCAGCCCGTATGGCGTCGCGAAGCTGTACGCGCACTGGATGACCGTGAACTACCGCGAGTCGTACGGCCTGTTCGGCAGCAGCGGCATCCTGTTCAACCACGAATCGCCGCTGCGCGGCCGCGAGTTCGTCACGCGCAAGATCACCGACACCGTCGCGAAGATCAAGCTCGGCAAGGCGACCCGCCTCGAGCTCGGCAACCTCGACGCGAAGCGCGACTGGGGCTTCGCGCTCGAATACGTCGAAGGGATGTGGCGCATGCTGCAGGCCGACGAGCCCGACACCTACGTGCTCGCAACCAATCGCACCGAGACCGTGCGCGACTTCGTGCAGATGGCATTCGCGGCTGCCGGCTACCAGCTCGAATGGACCGGCAAGGGCGAGCAGGAACGCGGCCTCGACGCGTCGAACGGCAACGTGCTCGTCGAAGTGAACCCGAAGTTCTACCGCCCCGCCGAGGTCGACCTGCTGATCGGCTGCGCGGACAAGGCTAAATCCAAGCTCGGCTGGGTGCCGGAGACGACGCTCGAACAACTTTGCCAGATGATGGTCGAAGCGGATTTGACGCGGAATCAACACCATGACACGTTCTGA
- a CDS encoding acyltransferase family protein, with translation MTGISRSADLAPPQHGRIVQLDGLRAIAVGAVFLQHALKAPLWMGVDLFFVLSGLLITGILLDRKARGQSYFSHFYARRVRRILPPYVLLLVVSTILFGASWLPHWPWFAFFSTNIGLSLGSIGHDSLNVLWSLAVEEQFYIFWPFVVLWCSERVLLWVAAALIVAAPVLRAIATPWFDSFWPIYYLTPFRMDLLAAGALLAIVLRRDRRALEPFYPLAIVGALVSLAILGWLHLSFPRFRAANTPLSNAALYSISLLLCTSIVVIALRGRGIVQRVLTNPMLVYVGTVSYTVYLIHLSVLYALWPLHLNRFVTAALALAITLAYATLSWYGFERRLTRSPARRALPTAATSTTA, from the coding sequence ATGACGGGCATCTCGCGATCCGCCGACCTGGCCCCGCCGCAACACGGCCGCATCGTGCAGCTCGACGGGCTGCGCGCGATCGCGGTCGGCGCCGTGTTCCTGCAGCACGCGCTCAAGGCGCCGCTGTGGATGGGTGTCGACCTGTTCTTCGTGCTGAGCGGCCTGCTGATCACCGGCATCCTGCTCGATCGCAAGGCGCGCGGGCAGTCGTACTTCAGCCACTTCTACGCGCGTCGCGTGCGACGCATCCTGCCGCCGTACGTGCTGCTGCTGGTGGTGTCGACGATCCTGTTCGGCGCGAGCTGGCTGCCGCACTGGCCGTGGTTCGCGTTCTTCTCGACCAATATCGGGCTGTCGCTCGGCAGCATCGGCCACGACAGCCTGAACGTGCTGTGGTCGCTCGCGGTCGAGGAGCAGTTCTACATCTTCTGGCCGTTCGTCGTGCTGTGGTGTTCGGAGCGCGTGCTGCTGTGGGTCGCCGCCGCGCTGATCGTCGCAGCGCCGGTGCTGCGCGCGATCGCGACGCCGTGGTTCGACTCGTTCTGGCCGATCTACTACCTGACGCCGTTCCGGATGGACCTGCTCGCCGCGGGCGCGCTGCTCGCGATCGTGCTGCGCCGCGACCGGCGCGCGCTGGAGCCGTTCTACCCGCTCGCGATCGTCGGCGCGCTCGTGTCGCTCGCGATCCTCGGCTGGCTGCACCTGTCGTTCCCGCGCTTTCGCGCCGCGAACACGCCGCTGTCGAATGCGGCGCTCTACAGCATCTCGCTGCTGCTGTGCACGTCGATCGTCGTGATCGCACTGCGCGGCCGCGGCATCGTGCAACGCGTGCTGACGAACCCGATGCTCGTCTACGTGGGCACCGTCAGCTACACCGTGTACCTGATCCACCTGAGCGTGCTGTACGCGCTCTGGCCGCTGCACCTGAACCGCTTCGTCACGGCCGCGCTCGCGCTCGCGATCACGCTCGCCTACGCGACCCTGAGCTGGTACGGCTTCGAACGGCGCCTGACGCGCAGCCCCGCACGCCGGGCGCTGCCAACTGCCGCCACCAGCACGACCGCCTGA